A region of Ornithodoros turicata isolate Travis chromosome 5, ASM3712646v1, whole genome shotgun sequence DNA encodes the following proteins:
- the LOC135395659 gene encoding uncharacterized protein LOC135395659: MEDQQKESQVVVVAETAPSEASSMTSGSEEMRLMEMRIKLAEIEMQRQQLVVESQRLALEGASAHRGTTVTSGEEDRMLKFANLLKGVLSPMPTQESLVPGWFEDVEATLEAYNVPKEWRAGLVLPLLSERARALLTRLSSVERTQYDKLKSKILEGLRLSTAEYRHLFLQSRRSGKETWDQFAVRIENYLSYYLRSCNVKSMEELQQLMVVDRLKECLTPEARAHIILNGGEGLLKPSDLAKMAENFDESLKCKTNSSGNTVPNKHRETVSSKAKLDSSLRPNTSHAGARPKKGGCYGRHSPDHILKDCPQRKKEPKAQTNAVSVATVPEDNVLVARVAVPIADRKLSHEPADGSDKLHFNKLQEVQLKNSGSTFTAYVDSGAEISVIKRSSVSKYDTSGSTLKLIGAFGEVKTAELAYVPLRLVMSTTYVSSEQADPVFLCALVDRLAEGTTALITYDVYEQLRRTFDPSVTPNEGECVKDDTVVRDTLLTEVDDINSDEEDNGLVEEDDLAPRISSLQVVQSRNTERQGSRAEFIELQKNDPTLADAWDQAHEGTHGMTIIDGLLYHQDSINGHTCKQLVLPEEKRAEVLQLAHDIPWAGHLSQKKTLQRIKGSFYWPGISGEVKRYCQSCHGCQIKSPARWSDKAPITPIARPSVRFQVVNMDCIGPIDPPSSKEHKYALCVVDLCTRWPEVVCLRTLTAKAVCCALLEIFARLGVPEIICCDNGTNFTAKLTREFLERMGSTPRFSTPDHPQSNGLVERWNGTFKSMLFHVVEEYGRDWDKHVPFLLWAYREVPNVTTGESPFEMMYGRSPNGPLSILQKTWTEDWTVPNELNKPASEYLAELRHKINVADERARAAVAESQERSIRHYNLRTRDKQFSDGDQVIWFDDNNGDKLRPKWTGPATILERTRPYSYLIEFEDGNRKTVHANKLRPYYAKANTVGVIFDEDNDFGKVEWVPRRENGRQELTLTTDDLTHQQLEELRSVINKYKDVFGQTPGRCKIGYHSINVKTGAEPQKAYPYRIPMALRKEVEKQIHELLEWGLIYPVESKYAHPIVCVSKKDGRMRLCVDYRKLNAITEPDAFPMSQANEILCQVAGAKFITVIDMLRGYWQIPLEKNAEHCTAFVTHQGQYAWRVMPYGLRNSASTFQRVVNEVLLPHRDYACAYIDDVAIFSETWEDHIRHLGKVLNAVADAGLTINVTKCKFAQKQVHFLGHVVGSGTHAPDTGRIKAIEEIARPETKKDLRSFLGLCNYYRDYVPNFSGVVLPLTQLTCKRIPQKLPWTTEAEKAFCEVKRCLASASLLYAPDPGKGYLLATDASDYAVGACLSQLADDGKEHPIAFLSRKLSPTQTRWATIEREAFAIIWALQRLETWLFGAMITIITDHNPLKYLTLTTPHSARLTRWALALQKFNVTIVHKQGTLNANADALSRLTTATECST, translated from the coding sequence ATGGAGGATCAGCAGAAAGAGTcccaggtggtggtggttgcgGAGACGGCTCCTAGTGAGGCTAGTTCTATGACGTCAGGGAGTGAGGAGATGAGattgatggagatgaggattaAGCTAGCCGAGATTGAAATGCAGCGCCAGCAGCTGGTAGTAGAATCACAGCGTCTAGCTTTGGAAGGAGCCAGTGCCCATCGGGGTACGACGGTCACTAGTGGGGAGGAAGATAGAATGCTCAAATTTGCAAATTTGTTGAAGGGCGTACTTTCGCCAATGCCGACTCAGGAGTCGCTCGTGCCCGGGTGGTTTGAGGACGTGGAAGCCACTCTAGAAGCATATAATGTGCCTAAAGAATGGCGGGCCGGTTTGGTGCTGCCGCTGCTTAGCGAGAGAGCAAGAGCGTTACTGACAAGACTGTCTTCGGTAGAGAGAACGCAGTACGATAAATTGAAGTCCAAAATTCTTGAGGGCCTGCGACTATCGACGGCTGAGTACAGACATCTCTTCCTGCAATCCAGGCGAAGTGGCAAGGAAACCTGGGATCAGTTTGCCGTAAGGATAGAAAACTATCTGAGTTATTACCTGCGCAGCTGTAATGTGAAAAGCATGGAAGAGCTGCAACAGTTGATGGTAGTGGACCGTTTGAAGGAATGCCTAACCCCAGAAGCGCGGGCGCATATAATCCTTAATGGTGGTGAAGGTCTTTTGAAGCCCAGCGACCTGGCAAAGATGGCTGAGAATTTTGATGAAAGTCTCAAGTGCAAAACGAATAGTAGCGGAAACACTGTTCCTAATAAGCATCGTGAGACTGTCAGTAGCAAAGCTAAATTGGACAGCAGCTTGAGACCTAACACGTCTCACGCGGGAGCGAGACCCAAGAAGGGGGGTTGTTATGGGCGCCATTCCCCTGATCATATTCTGAAGGACTGCCCGCAACGAAAAAAAGAACCGAAAGCGCAAACAAATGCAGTCAGTGTAGCTACTGTGCCGGAGGACAATGTGTTGGTTGCACGAGTAGCTGTACCTATAGCAGATAGGAAATTAAGCCACGAGCCGGCAGACGGTAGTGACAAGCTGCACTTTAATAAGCTACAGGAGGTGCAACTAAAAAATAGTGGCAGCACGTTCACTGCATATGTGGACTCGGGAGCGGAGATATCAGTGATAAAGAGGTCATCGGTGAGCAAATATGATACATCTGGATCTACGTTAAAACTAATAGGCGCGTTTGGAGAAGTAAAAACGGCCGAGTTGGCATACGTACCTCTCAGATTGGTTATGAGCACCACATATGTATCGTCGGAACAAGCCGATCCCGTCTTCCTGTGTGCATTAGTTGACAGATTAGCTGAGGGCACCACTGCGCTAATAACATATGATGTGTATGAGCAGCTTCGGCGTACGTTTGATCCATCCGTTACCCCTAATGAAGGAGAATGTGTGAAAGATGATACAGTAGTCAGGGATACTCTGTTAACAGAAGTAGACGATATAAACTCTGATGAGGAAGACAACGGACTTGTCGAAGAGGATGACCTGGCACCGCGCATCTCTAGCTTGCAAGTGGTACAGAGTCGGAACACCGAAAGGCAGGGTAGTCGGGCGGAGTTCATAGAACTACAAAAGAATGACCCAACGTTAGCGGACGCATGGGATCAAGCGCATGAGGGAACGCATGGTATGACGATCATAGATGGCCTACTTTATCATCAGGACAGCATAAACGGCCACACTTGTAAACAACTAGTCCTACCGGAGGAAAAGCGCGCAGAAGTCTTGCAGTTAGCGCACGACATACCGTGGGCTGGGCACCTGTCACAGAAAAAGACTTTGCAGCGAATAAAGGGCTCCTTCTACTGGCCTGGAATTAGTGGAGAGGTAAAGCGCTATTGTCAAAGCTGCCATGGTTGCCAAATTAAGTCTCCTGCTCGATGGTCGGACAAAGCACCGATAACACCGATTGCACGACCTAGCGTACGTTTCCAAGTAGTTAATATGGACTGCATAGGACCAATAGATCCGCCGTCGTCTAAGGAACATAAGTATGCGCTTTGTGTAGTCGATCTTTGTACTCGGTGGCCCGAGGTAGTATGCTTGCGAACACTGACGGCCAAGGCTGTATGTTGTGCTCTACTTGAAATCTTCGCACGGTTAGGCGTACCCGAAATCATATGCTGCGATAACGGAACGAACTTTACAGCAAAGCTCACAAGGGAGTTTCTAGAGCGAATGGGATCCACACCCAGATTTTCTACCCCTGACCACCCTCAGAGTAACGGCTTAGTTGAGCGGTGGAACGGGACGTTTAAATCCATGCTGTTCCACGTAGTTGAGGAATACGGTAGAGACTGGGATAAACACGTGCCTTTCTTACTGTGGGCGTACCGGGAGGTCCCTAATGTAACAACGGGGGAGTCCCCATTTGAAATGATGTACGGAAGATCTCCGAATGGGCCGCTGTCTATACTACAAAAGACCTGGACGGAAGACTGGACCGTTCCAAATGAGCTGAACAAACCGGCCAGTGAGTACTTAGCAGAACTCCGGCATAAGATCAATGTCGCTGATGAAAGAGCACGCGCGGCAGTCGCCGAGAGTCAGGAACGGAGTATCAGGCACTACAACCTACGCACTAGGGATAAACAGTTTTCTGACGGTGATCAAGTTATTTGGTTTGACGACAACAATGGGGACAAACTAAGACCGAAGTGGACAGGTCCCGCGACGATCCTCGAGCGCACGCGGCCATACTCGTATCTGATTGAGTTTGAAGATGGTAACCGAAAAACTGTGCACGCTAACAAACTCAGGCCATACTATGCAAAAGCGAACACGGTAGGCGTTATCTTTGACGAGGATAATGATTTTGGGAAAGTAGAATGGGTTCCTAGAAGAGAAAATGGGCGTCAGGAGCTAACGCTGACTACAGATGACTTGACTCATCAGCAATTGGAAGAACTAAGGTCAGTTATCAACAAGTACAAAGATGTCTTTGGGCAGACCCCAGGAAGATGTAAAATAGGATACCATTCAATCAATGTTAAGACCGGTGCAGAACCGCAGAAGGCCTATCCTTATCGAATACCAATGGCACTTCGGAAGGAGGTAGAGAAGCAGATTCATGAACTGCTGGAGTGGGGCTTAATCTATCCCGTTGAAAGCAAATATGCACATCCGATCGTGTGTGTATCCAAAAAGGACGGGAGAATGCGTCTATGTGTTGATTATAGGAAATTAAATGCCATCACCGAACCCGATGCTTTTCCTATGAGTCAAGCTAATGAAATTCTCTGTCAAGTAGCTGGAGCAAAATTCATAACCGTCATTGATATGCTGAGAGGCTACTGGCAAATTCCTTTGGAGAAGAACGCAGAACACTGCACAGCTTTTGTAACGCATCAAGGACAGTACGCTTGGCGCGTAATGCCGTACGGACTAAGGAATTCCGCCTCCACGTTCCAAAGAGTCGTTAATGAAGTTTTGTTACCTCATCGTGATTACGCATGCGCCTACATTGACGATGTTGCTATATTCTCAGAGACATGGGAAGACCATATACGGCATCTTGGCAAGGTACTTAACGCAGTAGCAGATGCTGGTTTAACTATAAATGTAACGAAGTGTAAATTTGCACAGAAACAAGTGCACTTCTTGGGACATGTGGTTGGGTCTGGCACTCATGCACCCGACACTGGTCGGATCAAAGCAATAGAAGAAATTGCTAGACCTGAGACAAAAAAGGATCTACGAAGTTTCTTAGGCCTATGCAATTATTACAGAGATTATGTGCCAAACTTCTCGGGGGTGGTGTTACCTTTAACGCAGTTAACCTGTAAGCGTATACCGCAAAAACTACCTTGGACCACAGAAGCAGAAAAGGCATTCTGTGAAGTCAAGAGGTGTTTGGCTAGTGCGTCTCTACTTTACGCTCCTGATCCCGGAAAGGGCTACCTTCTTGCCACCGATGCCTCTGATTACGCAGTAGGGGCATGTTTGTCACAATTGGCGGATGATGGGAAAGAACACCCTATTGCTTTCTTGAGCAGAAAGCTGTCTCCAACCCAGACCCGCTGGGCAACCATAGAACGAGAAGCGTTCGCTATTATCTGGGCGCTGCAGCGACTAGAGACGTGGCTGTTTGGTGCTATGATCACCATAATAACAGATCATAACCCGTTGAAGTACTTGACGCTAACGACACCACACAGTGCTCGGCTGACGCGATGGGCCCTGGCTCTACAAAAGTTCAACGTCACTATCGTTCATAAACAGGGAACATTAAATGCCAACGCGGACGCCCTGTCCAGACTGACAACCGCCACTGAGTGCTCTACTTAG